The following coding sequences lie in one Fimbriimonadaceae bacterium genomic window:
- a CDS encoding MFS transporter translates to MTEDIKRHQLDWKILIIATFLYAFGFSIYGGVFTNFAKDIVNATPLQYGGLESIREIPGLCAALMAGILVALAEARVAALGLAIMAIGIGLTGHFTDYWPLVGITVLWSIGFHTWSSVAPAITLNLSKGANSGKNLGKMNAVYAFANLIALGCALILAKIASLFSWPQFTRYNVYYYIAGASILAGAVLCMTLSHHSSGQKRQPIIVRREYGLFYLLTFLEGCRRQILGTFVFFTLVSAYGLPLRTMLVLQFVSLVLSVAVSPAVGKLIDRIGERKPLTVYAGLLILVFAGYALIPNVYILCGLFIVDRVIQAFSVGYSTYLQKIVRPGELTPSVAMGVTMNHIAAVIIPVTGAWLWQHYKDYTIPFWIGVGVAVIALFSNQRLPDHPTKNDPEPTPA, encoded by the coding sequence TTGACGGAAGACATCAAGCGTCACCAGCTCGACTGGAAAATCCTCATCATTGCGACGTTCTTGTATGCGTTCGGGTTCTCGATCTACGGAGGAGTCTTTACGAACTTCGCCAAAGATATCGTCAATGCGACCCCATTGCAGTACGGCGGTCTGGAATCGATCCGCGAGATTCCAGGATTGTGTGCCGCGCTAATGGCAGGCATCCTGGTGGCACTTGCCGAAGCTCGGGTGGCGGCCTTGGGCTTGGCGATCATGGCCATTGGGATCGGCCTAACGGGTCATTTCACCGATTATTGGCCCCTCGTAGGGATTACCGTTCTTTGGTCGATTGGATTTCATACATGGTCATCGGTCGCACCCGCGATTACCCTGAATCTATCGAAGGGTGCTAACAGCGGGAAGAACCTCGGCAAGATGAACGCCGTGTATGCGTTTGCGAACCTAATAGCGTTGGGATGCGCGCTCATTCTGGCCAAAATCGCTTCGCTGTTTTCGTGGCCTCAGTTCACTCGATACAACGTTTATTATTACATTGCTGGCGCGTCGATCTTAGCTGGGGCCGTTTTGTGCATGACGTTGTCGCACCACTCGTCGGGTCAAAAACGCCAGCCCATTATCGTGCGCCGTGAGTACGGCTTGTTCTATCTTCTGACCTTTCTCGAAGGGTGCCGAAGGCAGATTCTAGGCACTTTCGTGTTCTTTACCCTCGTGAGCGCGTATGGCCTGCCACTGAGGACGATGCTCGTTTTGCAGTTCGTTAGTCTCGTTCTCTCGGTAGCAGTATCGCCAGCGGTAGGCAAACTGATAGACAGGATCGGAGAGCGCAAGCCCTTGACGGTTTATGCTGGGTTGCTCATTCTGGTGTTCGCCGGTTATGCTCTCATCCCCAATGTTTACATCCTCTGCGGGCTCTTTATCGTCGATCGCGTGATCCAAGCGTTTAGCGTGGGTTACAGCACCTATCTGCAAAAAATCGTCCGGCCTGGAGAGCTTACGCCGAGCGTAGCAATGGGCGTCACGATGAACCACATCGCTGCCGTAATCATCCCGGTCACGGGCGCGTGGCTTTGGCAGCACTACAAAGACTATACGATTCCGTTTTGGATTGGAGTTGGCGTGGCTGTGATCGCCTTATTCTCAAATCAGCGACTGCCCGATCACCCCACTAAAAACGACCCCGAGCCGACGCCCGCTTAA
- a CDS encoding aminoacetone oxidase family FAD-binding enzyme: protein MGEVEPDVVVVGAGAAGILASLRAAELGAKVRLYEKNNRIGIKILVSGGGKCNITHDGEVEDVLRAFRPKEARFLRPSFYRYTNRDIVDLLVNAGLEVYTRPDGRIFPTKGDAKQVVRILGDRLVQAGVDVRLSAPVSEVLFDELGVQGLVAGGTHILCPRIVLSVGGSSYPASGTTGDGWPWAKAMGHTIEKIRPALAPIVTDPEPAFTQGLSLQEVCLKARQAGKVIEKWTGDMVFTRHGVSGPCVLGVSRVVAERMSEGKISLEVDLAQANSFEQLHAILDAFIAETPRKTLGEFVRRFAPEALSDSVLEKAGYVQGTVNANFSKKVRNKLIELIKAWPLGNVHHVPIEKGEVVAGGVSLDEVDPHTMRSLKMRGLYLCGEILDIAGPIGGYNLQAAWSSGYVAGETAANDALEG from the coding sequence ATGGGCGAAGTAGAACCGGATGTGGTCGTGGTAGGCGCAGGCGCAGCTGGGATTCTTGCCTCACTGCGAGCTGCCGAGCTTGGCGCAAAGGTGCGACTTTACGAGAAGAATAACAGGATCGGCATCAAAATACTTGTCTCGGGGGGAGGGAAATGCAACATCACCCACGATGGAGAGGTTGAGGATGTTCTGCGTGCGTTTCGACCTAAAGAGGCTCGCTTTCTGAGACCCTCGTTCTACCGGTACACCAATCGCGATATCGTGGACCTGCTGGTCAATGCAGGATTGGAAGTTTATACTCGTCCCGATGGTCGAATCTTCCCCACAAAGGGGGATGCAAAGCAGGTTGTGCGTATCTTGGGTGACCGTCTAGTTCAGGCAGGGGTTGACGTGCGGCTAAGTGCGCCAGTAAGCGAAGTCTTATTCGATGAGCTAGGTGTTCAGGGGCTCGTGGCGGGGGGTACTCACATCCTCTGTCCTCGCATTGTGCTTTCAGTCGGCGGTAGCTCCTATCCTGCTTCGGGCACCACGGGTGACGGTTGGCCTTGGGCCAAGGCTATGGGGCATACCATTGAAAAGATTCGTCCTGCACTCGCCCCCATCGTCACTGACCCCGAACCTGCCTTTACTCAAGGATTGTCCCTCCAGGAGGTTTGCCTGAAAGCCCGACAAGCAGGCAAAGTGATTGAGAAATGGACTGGAGACATGGTCTTTACCAGGCATGGAGTCTCGGGTCCATGCGTTCTCGGAGTGAGCCGCGTTGTCGCTGAAAGGATGAGTGAGGGGAAGATCTCACTTGAAGTGGACCTTGCCCAGGCGAATAGCTTTGAGCAGCTACACGCGATACTGGATGCCTTTATCGCTGAGACCCCCAGGAAGACTCTCGGTGAGTTCGTAAGGCGGTTTGCTCCCGAGGCACTTTCGGATAGTGTTCTTGAAAAGGCTGGCTATGTTCAGGGGACTGTCAATGCGAACTTCTCCAAGAAGGTCCGCAATAAGCTAATCGAGTTGATCAAGGCGTGGCCCCTAGGGAATGTCCATCATGTCCCCATTGAAAAGGGGGAGGTCGTAGCAGGGGGAGTTTCTCTTGATGAAGTGGACCCACACACGATGCGTTCGCTCAAGATGAGGGGTCTTTATCTTTGCGGTGAGATACTGGATATTGCCGGCCCGATAGGAGGATACAACCTTCAGGCGGCTTGGTCATCCGGGTATGTTGCAGGCGAAACGGCGGCGAATGATGCTTTGGAAGGATAG
- the thpR gene encoding RNA 2',3'-cyclic phosphodiesterase: MRAFIAARLDKPVTERLVQIQGLLKAPMDAVGFRPTKPEKMHLTFAFMGNLAERAVEPLHARLRERLSSLQPVTAPFKPHAVGPFGFGHQDRVMVACLEFDGEFLTLSAEIRSSLVECGVEFDLKRFWPHVTVARGRHTVRQNKWWGLAGAIDLPPIPDLKIREVVLIQSVIGSAGANYSDLFTVSLGGIRGPA, encoded by the coding sequence ATGAGAGCGTTCATCGCTGCACGGCTCGACAAGCCTGTGACAGAACGATTGGTCCAAATACAGGGCTTGCTGAAGGCGCCTATGGATGCGGTGGGTTTCAGGCCGACCAAGCCTGAAAAGATGCATCTCACCTTTGCGTTCATGGGCAACCTCGCCGAAAGAGCAGTCGAGCCGCTTCACGCTCGACTTCGAGAGCGATTATCGAGCCTTCAACCTGTGACAGCACCATTTAAGCCTCATGCGGTGGGGCCCTTTGGGTTCGGACACCAGGACCGTGTGATGGTGGCCTGCTTGGAATTTGATGGCGAGTTCCTGACGCTGAGTGCGGAAATCCGGTCTTCCCTCGTTGAGTGCGGAGTTGAGTTTGATCTGAAGCGGTTTTGGCCGCATGTCACGGTTGCCCGTGGCCGTCATACTGTGCGACAAAATAAGTGGTGGGGGCTTGCCGGTGCTATCGATCTGCCGCCGATTCCGGATTTGAAGATTCGAGAGGTCGTGCTGATCCAGAGCGTCATTGGCTCGGCCGGGGCGAACTATTCAGACCTCTTTACGGTGAGTTTGGGTGGAATTCGCGGTCCTGCATGA
- a CDS encoding DUF2961 domain-containing protein: MKPFRLFVPLLIVFLATVAPAQRVTTASLLREMSDLSRLSTTPNPAYTCAQASSYDRASVREGTPEWFANADYGQYIRKETNAGRTEWVMADLQGPGAVVRIWSANPNGVVRFYYDGEAEPRLTAKLDGLLTGNVPPWGEPFAYTAARGCNLYFPFPYSKSLKITIDETGRNTKGLYYHVNFRTYAKGTVVETFDPKQLASLNLPKSLTAPPDQPGKSNPFSIAPSQAMGWSQGNGPAAIRLLQLKIDFPQVPAETAWTDPRHKHNILRSLELQIDFDDETCVRIPIADFFQTGTKANAFDTLPVSVSGSEFTARWPMPYARQANIRLVNHGKVAVTGSLSLRTEPLRSFAGQMHFHAQWGYDYKGSRPMADMDFVRTRGEGRFVGAVLTVANPVRAWWGEGDEKVFVDGEEFPSTFGTGTEDYFGYAWCCNLPFVKPYHAQPQCDGPDNFGYAVNSRWHIFDDIPFTKSLRFAIEKWHWANTSSEFSFAAFWYAKPGGKPTAELDPDMLRFPEVSLKHAPKDAIEAESLRFSANGGKTEVQQIGGPSDEKQIWWMDAAVGNRLTVAIPSPGAGKYRVRMNACMATDYGAHRLYINGVEAGIIDFYSPDLMWKEFDLGVFDLKAGENTLTVDFIGSNPASKPKRSMFGLDWVHLKPVIEG; encoded by the coding sequence ATGAAACCCTTCCGACTCTTCGTTCCATTGCTCATCGTCTTTCTTGCGACCGTCGCTCCCGCCCAGCGCGTCACCACGGCGTCGCTTCTGCGCGAGATGTCCGACCTCTCCCGACTCTCCACAACACCCAACCCCGCCTACACCTGCGCCCAGGCCAGCAGCTATGATCGGGCCAGCGTTCGGGAAGGGACGCCGGAGTGGTTCGCCAATGCCGACTACGGGCAGTACATCCGAAAGGAGACCAACGCAGGACGGACGGAATGGGTGATGGCGGATTTGCAGGGCCCCGGTGCGGTAGTCCGCATCTGGTCAGCAAACCCCAACGGGGTCGTGCGCTTTTACTACGATGGCGAGGCCGAGCCCCGGCTGACGGCAAAGCTTGACGGCCTGCTGACGGGCAATGTTCCGCCGTGGGGCGAGCCGTTTGCCTACACGGCAGCGCGCGGGTGCAACCTCTACTTCCCGTTCCCCTACAGCAAGAGCCTCAAGATTACCATCGACGAAACGGGACGGAACACCAAGGGGCTCTACTATCACGTCAACTTCCGCACCTACGCCAAGGGCACGGTCGTGGAGACCTTCGATCCCAAGCAGCTCGCGAGCCTGAATCTGCCCAAGTCGCTGACGGCCCCGCCGGACCAGCCAGGAAAATCCAACCCGTTCTCCATCGCGCCTTCGCAGGCGATGGGATGGTCGCAGGGGAACGGCCCAGCCGCGATCCGCCTGCTCCAGCTCAAGATCGACTTTCCCCAGGTTCCCGCTGAGACGGCCTGGACCGACCCGCGCCATAAGCACAATATCCTGCGTTCGTTGGAGCTTCAGATCGACTTTGACGATGAGACCTGCGTCCGCATCCCCATCGCCGACTTCTTCCAGACCGGCACCAAAGCGAACGCTTTCGACACTCTCCCGGTGTCGGTGAGCGGGAGCGAGTTCACCGCGCGCTGGCCCATGCCCTATGCGCGGCAGGCGAACATCCGGCTTGTCAACCACGGAAAGGTCGCCGTGACCGGAAGCCTCAGCCTACGCACTGAGCCTTTGCGCTCCTTTGCCGGACAGATGCACTTTCATGCCCAATGGGGCTACGACTACAAAGGAAGCCGCCCCATGGCGGACATGGACTTCGTGCGCACTCGCGGCGAGGGCCGCTTCGTCGGCGCGGTTTTGACGGTCGCCAACCCGGTCCGGGCATGGTGGGGCGAGGGCGACGAGAAGGTCTTTGTGGATGGGGAGGAGTTTCCGAGCACCTTCGGTACGGGCACAGAGGACTACTTCGGCTATGCGTGGTGCTGCAACCTTCCGTTCGTCAAGCCGTATCACGCACAGCCGCAATGCGACGGCCCCGACAACTTCGGCTATGCCGTCAACTCGCGCTGGCACATCTTCGACGACATCCCGTTCACCAAGAGCCTGCGCTTTGCCATCGAAAAATGGCACTGGGCGAACACATCCTCCGAGTTCTCCTTCGCCGCGTTCTGGTACGCCAAGCCGGGCGGCAAGCCGACCGCCGAGCTCGACCCTGACATGCTGCGCTTCCCCGAGGTGAGCCTCAAGCACGCGCCGAAGGACGCCATCGAAGCCGAGTCGCTGCGATTCTCGGCGAACGGGGGCAAGACGGAGGTTCAGCAGATCGGAGGCCCCTCCGACGAAAAGCAGATATGGTGGATGGATGCTGCGGTGGGGAACCGCCTGACCGTGGCGATACCGAGCCCCGGCGCAGGGAAGTACCGCGTCCGCATGAACGCCTGCATGGCGACCGACTACGGTGCGCACCGGCTCTATATCAACGGCGTTGAGGCGGGGATCATCGACTTCTACAGCCCCGACCTGATGTGGAAGGAGTTCGACCTTGGCGTCTTCGACCTCAAGGCCGGGGAGAACACGCTGACGGTCGACTTCATCGGGAGCAACCCCGCCTCCAAACCGAAGCGAAGCATGTTCGGGCTCGACTGGGTTCATTTGAAGCCCGTGATAGAGGGATGA
- a CDS encoding glycosyltransferase, protein MPARDIRVLYVVQSARMYGSQRSLLDMIVGLRGHGVVPSVAIPETGPLTDALQELEVPIHVLPLRNWLNNRGYFQAIRKRMLNRVQAKGLAQLARSERIDLIHTNTIILPTGAMAARELGIPHLWHAREQLRSHGKPLFLRPDARVRALVAETTHAVITPSPTNVPWLRRYVPESLIRAIPNGPLDEEAKQPFVPKPPLEGRPAKIVVIGRLGPQKGTEDAMRAAALLKEQGIATEWTFVGSGEPNYEAKLADLVGELEIKGTVRFAGFQRDVAPYYREADIVVMPSHAETFGRVTAEAMGFGCPLVATRIPATQEIVEEGQTGLLYAVGQAQDLANAIGVLTENAELRSELDEAGYREAWGRFTRQRLGREIAGMYAEALGCRR, encoded by the coding sequence ATGCCAGCGCGTGACATCCGGGTCCTCTATGTTGTTCAGTCGGCCCGGATGTACGGCTCTCAGCGCTCCCTGCTGGATATGATCGTCGGCCTGCGCGGGCACGGCGTCGTCCCCTCCGTAGCCATTCCAGAAACGGGACCGCTGACGGACGCGCTCCAAGAGCTTGAAGTCCCCATTCACGTCCTTCCGCTCCGGAACTGGCTGAACAATCGGGGCTATTTCCAAGCCATCCGCAAGCGTATGCTGAACCGGGTTCAGGCAAAAGGTCTTGCCCAGCTTGCACGATCCGAGCGGATCGACCTCATCCACACGAACACGATCATCCTGCCGACCGGAGCGATGGCGGCTCGGGAGCTTGGCATTCCCCACTTATGGCACGCCAGAGAGCAGCTGAGATCACACGGAAAGCCACTCTTCCTCAGGCCTGACGCGCGGGTCCGGGCGTTGGTTGCCGAGACGACCCATGCGGTCATCACCCCATCCCCGACGAACGTCCCATGGCTGAGGCGATACGTTCCGGAGTCGCTAATCCGGGCGATTCCCAACGGGCCGCTCGACGAAGAGGCAAAGCAGCCCTTCGTGCCAAAACCGCCTTTGGAGGGTCGTCCGGCGAAGATCGTGGTGATCGGCAGGCTTGGTCCGCAAAAAGGCACCGAGGATGCGATGCGGGCGGCAGCTCTGCTGAAGGAGCAAGGCATCGCCACCGAGTGGACCTTTGTGGGCTCCGGCGAGCCGAACTACGAAGCCAAACTCGCCGATCTGGTTGGGGAGCTAGAGATCAAGGGCACGGTACGATTTGCCGGATTCCAACGGGATGTAGCTCCTTACTATCGCGAGGCCGACATCGTTGTCATGCCGTCTCACGCCGAGACGTTTGGTCGCGTGACCGCTGAGGCGATGGGGTTCGGCTGTCCGTTGGTGGCGACGCGGATCCCGGCGACTCAGGAGATCGTGGAAGAAGGGCAGACGGGGCTGCTCTATGCCGTGGGTCAGGCGCAGGATTTGGCGAATGCGATCGGGGTGCTGACGGAGAATGCCGAACTGAGAAGTGAGCTTGACGAAGCGGGCTACCGGGAGGCGTGGGGGAGGTTTACACGCCAGCGGCTTGGTCGGGAGATTGCGGGGATGTATGCGGAGGCCCTGGGTTGCAGGCGGTAA
- a CDS encoding Glu/Leu/Phe/Val dehydrogenase: MQNPFAIAQAQLDQAAELLNLPPNVHQLLREPMMELHVQIPVRMDDGSTRVFKGFRVQYNDARGPCKGGIRFHPEETVDTVRALSAWMTWKTAVVDIPLGGGKGGVICNPKELSEGELERLSRGYMRAVGHKIGPVVDVPAPDVYTTPQIMAWMMDEYEKMNGHHAPGIITGKPLELGGSPGRGDATARGGMYTLREAAKAVGVDLSTAKVAIQGYGNAGMHAHELVTSMFGSTVVAVSDSRGGIFSASGLRLKDVMEHKSKTGSVVGFKGSKTITNEELLELDVEVLIPAALENAITADNAGDFKAKIIAELANGPTTPEADDILHSNGVFVIPDFLCNAGGVTVSYFEQVQNASLDRWKISYVHERLDEIMTDAFGAVYSMRQAKNVHTRLAAYLVAVERVAEACRIRGWVK, translated from the coding sequence ATGCAAAACCCGTTTGCCATCGCCCAAGCGCAGCTAGACCAAGCAGCAGAACTCCTCAATCTTCCCCCAAACGTCCACCAACTCCTGCGCGAGCCAATGATGGAGCTTCATGTGCAGATTCCCGTGCGTATGGACGACGGCTCCACCCGAGTTTTCAAGGGTTTTCGCGTGCAGTACAACGATGCGCGTGGCCCGTGCAAAGGCGGCATCCGCTTCCACCCGGAAGAGACGGTGGATACCGTCCGTGCGCTGTCGGCGTGGATGACCTGGAAGACGGCGGTCGTCGACATTCCCCTCGGCGGGGGCAAGGGCGGCGTGATCTGCAACCCCAAGGAGCTTTCGGAAGGGGAGCTTGAGCGGCTGAGCCGGGGATACATGCGTGCGGTCGGACACAAGATCGGCCCGGTCGTGGACGTGCCTGCGCCCGACGTTTACACAACCCCGCAGATCATGGCGTGGATGATGGACGAGTACGAGAAGATGAACGGACATCATGCGCCTGGAATCATCACTGGCAAGCCTCTTGAGCTCGGCGGTTCTCCAGGTCGAGGAGACGCTACGGCGCGGGGAGGGATGTATACGCTCCGAGAAGCCGCAAAGGCTGTAGGAGTTGATCTATCAACCGCCAAGGTCGCAATCCAAGGATATGGGAACGCGGGTATGCACGCGCACGAATTAGTGACTTCGATGTTCGGTTCTACGGTCGTTGCAGTGAGCGATTCAAGGGGAGGCATTTTCAGCGCGAGTGGTCTTCGACTAAAGGATGTTATGGAACACAAGTCGAAGACGGGCTCTGTCGTTGGGTTCAAGGGGAGCAAAACGATCACGAATGAGGAGTTGTTAGAACTGGATGTCGAAGTCCTCATCCCTGCCGCACTAGAAAACGCGATCACGGCCGACAATGCGGGCGATTTCAAGGCGAAGATCATTGCGGAGCTTGCTAACGGGCCCACAACCCCGGAAGCCGATGACATCCTACACAGTAATGGCGTTTTTGTTATCCCCGACTTTCTCTGCAATGCTGGCGGTGTGACGGTCAGCTACTTTGAACAGGTTCAAAACGCCTCGCTTGATCGCTGGAAGATCAGCTATGTTCACGAAAGGTTGGATGAGATCATGACCGATGCCTTCGGCGCCGTCTACTCCATGCGACAGGCTAAGAATGTCCACACACGTCTTGCCGCCTACCTTGTGGCTGTCGAGCGCGTGGCTGAGGCCTGCAGGATCAGGGGATGGGTCAAGTGA
- a CDS encoding ABC transporter ATP-binding protein: MIRNGGGSSGGEQPAKVDRAIMRRVFGLFLPYKRDVILTGIAVLIGVLLGIVPPYFVQIIIDDGIQYKNLNVIATYSLMTVLVVLAGAGMTLLYGYWSVVIGQKIMCDLRLKLFTHLQSMSLKFFTNTRTGDIQTRLISDVAGVQTVVSNTFTDQLSNIAIVISTATAMFIMDWRLTLLSVGMVPFFAVIGQKVGDYARNVRTGVQEQTSELNSMMQETLSVSGMLLTKTSGDARVMMERFDKENKELARWQVKASIVMYLFFGMIRLITQLAPALVYWLAGLLLIRNGDTSITVGMLVAFTGLQVRLFFPLTALMGAQVEIMSSFALFSRIFEYMDLPRDVKDVEGARDVDMDRVKGEIEFRNVSFKYEEGQESNTLSDVSFDAKPGQLIALVGHSGAGKTTLTYLIPRLYDPDQGQVLLDGVDLRDYKVDSLGKLYGVVTQETYLLHTTIKENLRIAKPDATDEELVEACKAAAIHDHISSLPEGYDTVVGERGYKLSGGEKQRISIARSILKNPKILILDEATSALDTHSERLIQGSLSKLMEDRTTFAIAHRLSTIVAADQILVLEKGRVVESGTHQELLAKKGVYARLSKDQFFDEGDEKTSEPASVGE; this comes from the coding sequence TTGATTCGAAACGGCGGCGGAAGCTCGGGGGGTGAGCAGCCGGCGAAGGTTGACCGCGCGATCATGCGCCGCGTTTTCGGGCTGTTTTTGCCCTATAAGCGCGACGTGATCCTTACCGGCATCGCCGTTCTGATCGGCGTTCTGCTGGGTATCGTTCCGCCCTACTTCGTCCAGATCATCATCGACGACGGCATTCAGTATAAGAACCTGAACGTCATCGCCACCTATTCGCTCATGACCGTTCTGGTCGTCCTCGCGGGCGCGGGCATGACGCTGCTGTACGGCTATTGGAGCGTGGTGATCGGGCAGAAGATCATGTGCGATCTTCGTCTGAAGCTCTTTACCCACCTGCAGAGCATGTCGCTCAAGTTCTTCACGAACACGCGCACGGGCGACATCCAGACCCGCCTCATCAGCGACGTTGCCGGAGTTCAGACCGTCGTCAGCAACACCTTCACCGACCAGCTTTCGAACATCGCGATCGTCATCTCCACGGCAACGGCGATGTTCATCATGGACTGGAGGCTCACCCTGCTGAGCGTGGGAATGGTGCCGTTCTTCGCAGTGATCGGGCAGAAGGTCGGCGACTATGCCAGGAACGTTCGCACGGGTGTGCAGGAACAGACCAGCGAACTGAACTCGATGATGCAGGAGACGCTTTCCGTCAGCGGAATGCTCCTCACCAAAACCTCCGGCGATGCCCGCGTGATGATGGAGCGGTTCGACAAAGAGAACAAGGAGCTTGCGCGCTGGCAGGTGAAGGCGTCCATCGTGATGTACCTTTTCTTCGGGATGATCCGGCTCATCACCCAGCTCGCGCCCGCCTTGGTGTACTGGCTGGCGGGGTTGCTCCTGATCCGCAATGGAGACACGAGCATCACCGTCGGTATGCTGGTCGCGTTTACCGGTCTGCAGGTGCGGCTCTTCTTCCCCCTGACCGCTTTGATGGGCGCGCAGGTCGAGATCATGAGCTCGTTTGCGCTGTTCTCCCGCATCTTCGAGTACATGGACCTCCCGCGCGACGTCAAGGACGTCGAAGGGGCCAGAGACGTGGATATGGATCGCGTGAAGGGCGAGATCGAGTTTCGGAACGTCTCGTTCAAGTACGAGGAGGGGCAGGAGTCGAACACGCTCAGCGATGTCAGCTTCGACGCCAAGCCGGGACAGCTGATCGCGCTGGTCGGGCACAGCGGAGCGGGAAAGACCACGCTCACTTATCTCATCCCCCGACTCTACGACCCGGACCAGGGGCAGGTGCTTTTGGACGGTGTGGACCTGCGCGACTACAAGGTCGATTCGCTGGGCAAGCTTTACGGTGTGGTGACGCAGGAGACCTACCTTTTGCATACCACGATCAAGGAGAATCTGCGCATCGCCAAGCCCGACGCCACCGACGAAGAGCTTGTGGAGGCCTGCAAGGCCGCTGCGATTCATGACCACATCTCTTCGCTCCCCGAAGGCTACGACACGGTTGTAGGCGAGCGCGGCTACAAGCTGAGCGGAGGCGAAAAGCAGCGCATCTCCATCGCCCGCTCGATCCTCAAAAATCCGAAGATTCTTATCCTCGATGAGGCGACATCCGCGCTGGACACGCATTCGGAAAGGCTCATTCAGGGGTCGCTGTCGAAGCTGATGGAGGACCGGACCACCTTTGCGATCGCCCACCGGCTTTCGACCATCGTCGCCGCCGATCAGATTCTCGTTCTGGAGAAGGGACGGGTCGTGGAAAGCGGCACGCATCAGGAGCTGCTGGCGAAGAAAGGGGTCTATGCACGGCTCAGCAAGGATCAGTTCTTCGACGAAGGCGATGAGAAGACGAGCGAGCCTGCGTCGGTGGGTGAGTAG
- the pdxH gene encoding pyridoxamine 5'-phosphate oxidase, giving the protein MSGDAYIGARKEYASLSLDESMLGPDPILMLREWIEAARQTGHPEPSAMCLGTVSHDGQPSGRMLLLRGLDHGLIFYTNYQSRKAEELSGNGRACMTFWWPEMERQVRVEGRVEKVAAAESDAYFASRPYESQVASAASPQSRPIASRIELEKLVEELSEASTDSVPRPENWGGYRLIPSLFEFWQGRPARLHDRFEYRLHGNGWVIQRLAP; this is encoded by the coding sequence ATGAGCGGAGACGCCTATATCGGCGCGCGGAAGGAATACGCCAGTCTGAGCCTGGACGAATCTATGCTCGGGCCGGACCCCATCCTGATGCTCCGCGAATGGATCGAGGCCGCACGTCAGACCGGACATCCCGAACCTTCCGCGATGTGCCTGGGCACGGTGAGCCACGACGGACAGCCTAGCGGGCGGATGCTCCTCCTGCGCGGGCTGGACCACGGACTCATCTTCTACACCAACTACCAAAGCCGCAAGGCGGAGGAGCTTTCCGGCAACGGGCGAGCCTGCATGACCTTTTGGTGGCCTGAGATGGAGCGGCAGGTTCGGGTGGAGGGACGTGTCGAAAAGGTGGCAGCAGCAGAGTCGGACGCCTACTTTGCGAGCCGACCCTACGAAAGCCAGGTCGCTTCGGCGGCAAGCCCGCAAAGCAGACCAATCGCTTCAAGGATAGAGCTTGAAAAGTTGGTCGAGGAGCTGAGTGAGGCAAGCACAGATTCGGTGCCACGCCCGGAAAACTGGGGCGGCTATCGGCTCATACCGAGCCTGTTTGAGTTCTGGCAAGGCCGCCCAGCAAGGCTGCACGACCGTTTTGAGTATCGGCTGCACGGAAACGGCTGGGTGATTCAACGGCTAGCTCCGTAG